The DNA sequence GCAGATTATGCTTAAAAGCCAAACCTTTTTCGATGGCACCTCGCTCACCTCAATCCATTAGGCAATCATTGATATTCATCGGGTATTAAAACAAATTTGCATTATATTATACTATATCTTAATGTGAACTAAAATTACAATTTATTGATCCCTCGTAATTTATGATTACTCCGGTAATTTCTTTTTATTTTGTAATGTCCACATAAAGAGTCGGCACCCTATCTTTAAAGACGGGGACTGTAGACCTTGCTTGGTCAACCTTGCAAACGTCTATATCTACGAACCATAACCCCTCCAAATTGCCGGCGTCCAGCAAGACTTCACCCCATGGATCTACCACCAATGACCCGCCGTCAAAGGCGTCCTTTCCCGTAGCGCCACATCTATTGCAAGATATCACGTACATCTGGTTTTCGATAGCCCTCGCCTTAAGCAGGATATCCCAATGCTTGGCCCTGGCGGCTGGCCACTCAGCGCTGATGAAGAGAGCCTTTACGCCTTTTAATGCATAACACCTTATCCACTCGCAGAAACGTAAATCGTAACAGATCACGCAGCCGCTTTTAAAACCTTCCCAGTTGAATGTGCAGTCCCTATCTCCTGAAGCGAGGTATTTGTCCTCGTCCATTAATGGGAATCTGTGGACCTTATCATAATAGGCGATCAACTCACCGCGGGGGTCGATGACTTGAGCTCTATTTTTGATGCCTGCTGAAGTTTTGGCTAAAGTGGAGCCGCCTATAAACCATATGTTGTATTTTTTAGCCAGATCACCTAAGAATGTAGCTGTCTCGTTGCCTTCATCTGAAGCGAGTGCTTGGGCTTTCTCCAAGGCGTAACCGGTATCCCAAAGCTCAGGAAGTACGATAGCTGTAGGTGATTTAGATGGAACGAAAGCTCGGCTGAGCAACTCGTTTACGCGCGAGAAGTTGGCCTTCCTATCACCGACTTGGACATCTAGCTGCAATATTCCCACTCGAAGCATAAGTTTCCCCCCTATCTTAATTTGGAAAAGGCACCTAATTAAATGTAATTGTTGAGGAGGTTTATGTGAAGGGGCCATTTCAGCAGAATGCAAATGGCCCCTTTTGAGGTATTAAATGACACTATTATATATTATATTGCTTCGAAGCATAGCCTTTCGATGCCAAGTATTTTGGGTGGCAGCGCTGCAGTTGTGCCGTAAATGTAAGGTTTTACGCCGTATTCTTTGAAAACGTCCAATATTTCGTTTAATGTGCCGTTGATTAAAGTAGAACCCGTTATAAGGCCTATATGACAGTTTTTTGCCAATTCAACGAGGCATGATGAGCCGTTCAATATCTTTACGCCAAAAACTTCATTGCCTATGTTGTCAGGATTTAAGTCTGTCACAAAAACCCTATCATTTCCGAAAAAATTTACCATGTGCTTTACGATGGCCGGCTGGTATCCGATTATGCCTATGTTGATCTCGGATCCAAATTGGGAGGCTATATATTCAGCCATTTCTCGTCCGCATTTATCAGGGCCTTGGTCTTTGCAGTGGATTGTACGATCGCATAAATTAAGCAACCGCCCCAAGGCGTTAGCTGTGGCGACGAAAATAGCTCTATTTTTCTCCGAATCCAATGATAAATTTAATGCTTCATCCAGCGTACCGCGCCAACGAGAGGGGTATGAAGTGAAGGCCTGTCCCTTAAAGCCAATTATAGTGGCTTCTGTTAATCTCTCTTCGCCTCGCTGCAAGGCAAAATCCTTATAAGGAGTCGGATCGCCTATGGCTTCCTTTACGCCCAACGGTTCTATGTGGACAATTTGCATCAAAAGGTTTGGTCGATTTACAATTTCTGCCAACAGCTTTTTTCTGATTGCTGTGAGTAAATTCAATTGCTCATCTTTATTAGCGGGTTTAAAAGTCATTTTGAGATCTTCCCCTTTTGCGACTTATCAGGGATTACAAATCCCCACTTGACCCAAATGGGAGTTGCGTTTTCAGAACGACAAAATGCCCAAAACTTACGCGCACCATCATCGGCTTTAGCTGTAAGTCCTCCTACTTGTTCTATGACCATATCGGGAATAGATGTATAGCTGCCTCCGGCCTTGATAGCCATGCTTAATGGTATAAACGCCATTTCGGCGGTTCGGGCTTTTACCGCCGCTACTGCCTGTGGTGCACTTCCAACAAGTATAATCCTTTTTTCATTCATTTTTCTATCCCATAGGCCTATTTTGTCAAGATATTGTTTCGCTAAGTTGCCGTAGGCTGTGGTTTCTGGGTCCGGGATCGCGATTACCGCTGTTTCTGTCTGGCTTACGTCAATAGGATCGGATGAAACATGCCACAGGGTGAGTTGTCCTATGGCAAAAGTATCGACTTCAGTTAATAATCCTTTGTCCTTTAACCAAATTGGCCAGCGTGGCTCGGAAGCCAAAAATAGTTCGTATGGTGCTCCTAATGCTATTTGTCGTGCCAGGGGACCGCATGCTTCTTTTACTAATTCAACAGGTTCTCCTCCTGCTTTTACGTAAAGATCTACGACCTCTTCCACGCAAGGGGCTATCCCTGCGGCTACGGCTACTACATTTGCCATCACGGGTGAACTGACTAGAAACAAAAATACCGATGCTACCGCGAAGATCTTGCCGGATCGTTTCATGACCTATTCCTCCTTATAAAGGCTTGAAGTTTGAATGGTGATTATGAATTAAGATAACACGGCCAATTATAAATTGCAACAGTGTTGCAATATTTGGTAGGCTGCATCGTTATTAACTCAGCTTTTTGTTGCTAAAGTGATTAAATATTCTGAACTTGCTTGCAAAGACGATTTTTTGCTTTGTTTCCCCGTGGACCATGAGGGTTCTATGATCGAGATAAAGGATTTTATAGAAAAAGAGGTAGGCAAATAATGTCGACGGAGTTATCATCTACAAACTGGAGGATAACAAATTTATACTTTGGCAGCCCTTTATTATTTAAACGAATAAATAAAATAGGAGGTCATTAAAGTGGACAAGAAAAAAATTCCAATCCCAGATTTCAAAGAGCTTAAAAGGCAGGGCAAGAAAATTAGGATGGTAACGGCCTATGATTATCCAACTGCTGTCATAATAGAAAAGACTGACATTGAGATGATATTGGTAGGCGATTCGCTTGGCATGGTAGTTCTGGGTTATGATGGCACTGTGCCGGTTACGGTAGAGGATATAATTCACCACGCAAAGCCCGTCGTCAAGGGCGCACCAAATACCCACATAGTTGCCGATATGCCATTTATGTCTTATCAGGTATCCATTGAGGATGCCATTAGAAACGCAGGAAGACTCATAAAGGAATCAGGTGCAGATAGCGTTAAGCTTGAAGGGGGCCTGGATTATGCCCCAACTGTTAAGGCAATAGTAAAAGCAGGTATACCCGTTATGGGACACATTGGCCTAACTCCGCAGACAGCAGGAAGCCTAGGTGGCTTTAAAGTGCAGGGCAAAGACGCAAAAGCAGCTCAAAATCTAATAGACAGCGCTATAGCTTTGGAGGATGCAGGGGCCTTTGCCATTGTCCTTGAATGCATTCCTGCACCGTTGGCGAAGATCATCTCTCAAAAGCTCACTATTCCTACGATTGGCATTGGCGCCGGCGTGTATTGTGATGGACAGGTCTTGGTGACTCAGGATATGCTGGGATTATTTGATAGGTTTGTTCCAAAATTTGTCAAGCAATACGCGCAGATTGGCCAATTAGAGCTGGAGGCCTTTAATAAATATGCAGAAGAGGTTGCACTGGGCGTCTTTCCCGATGATGCTCATAGCTTCAGCATGAAAGAGGAAGTAATAAAACAGTTAGAATGTTAATTTATAGCTGTACTGCTACACTTGATGTTGAGGTGTAGCGGTACAGCTTCAAAAGGAGAAGGATTACCATGAAAATTGCCGTCTTAGGATCCGGAGCTATGGGTTCAGTCTTTGGGGGCTTACTGGCCGAACATGGTCAAGATGTGGTGTTGATAGATACGTGGAAAGAGCATATCAATGCAATAAACAAAAATGGGCTGCATTTAGAAGGCATTGGCGGCGATAGGTTTATAAACGTCAAGGGAGTTTCTCCGGCAGATGAAATTAAGGATCATGTTGATCTCGTGATCGTCTTTGTCAAATCGCCCTTTACCGAGTCTGCAGTAAAGGGAGCTTCACACATAATTGGCGAAAACACCATGATTATGACATTGCAAAATGGGCTGGGAAATGCAGAAAAGATCGCCGAGATAACTGGTAGCAGTAGGATCATAGTTGGCATTACCAATAACGGTGCAACCCTTATTGAGCCGGGTCGCGTAAGGCATGCCGGATTGGGCGAAACTGTGATCAGCCCATTTGATGGAAAAATATTTCAGAGAATAAAAGAAATTGCACAGATATTCACCGAAGCAGGGCTTCCAATGAGAGTTTCGGATGAAGTTACAGTTCTTGTATGGGATAAGCTTATGGTCAATGTCGGCATTAATGCTCTGACCGCTGTTCTTAAAGTTCCAAACGGTTATCTCGTTGAACATACAAGCTCAGAAAAGCTTCTCGAATATGCCGTAAGGGAAGCCGAGAAGATATGTAAGGCAAAAGGCATACAATTGAAACATGATCCCGTCCAACATTGCAAAGACGTTGCAAGGGCAACTGCCGCAAATTATTCTTCGATGTATCAGGATGTGGCCAAAAAAAGAATTACGGAGATCGATTATATAAATGGTGCCGTAGTTAACGAGGGCAAAAAACTGGGCATTCCCACCCCCGTGAACGAAACCCTTGTTTTGCTCATAAGGGCCATTGAAGAGGGGTATTAGATTGATCTAAATTACGCCAAGCTACGCGATCTTGCGTTAAAACAAAACAAGTTGCTTTGAATAGGGGCGAGGAGTCCTTTTAAGCCGTTTTTGTGAAGGAGGTTCTTCCGGAAGCAATTTTCCGCCAATCGTAATGAAGTTCCTTGCCCGTTTAAGGGATATGCCTAATGCCCTTAATCCCTGTTCGTCAAGGTAGTCTTCTCGCCTTGCCTTTATTATCTTTTTGGCCGTTTTCGTGCCGATGCCCGGGACAAGTATGAGCCTTTCATAGGGAGCCTTCTTGATGTCCACGGGAAACAGGTGCATGTTTCTCAATGCCCAACACATCTTGGGGTCCATGTCTTGCGATAGGTTTTCGGAGCCCTCGAAGATGTCTTCGGCTTTAAAGCCGTAAAACCTCATGAGCCAGTCTGCCTGATACAGCCTGTGTTCCCTCAAAAGGGGAGGATGTTCGATCTTAGGCAGGACGTCGTTTGAGTTGATCGGGATATAGGCAGAGTAATAGACCCGCTTTACCAACCTGTTTGCGTAAAGCTCGTGAGAAAGCTTGAGAATAGTTTTGTCCGACTCCGAAGTTGCTCCTACTATCAACTGCGTCGAGGCCGATATTTGTTTTTCGAGCTCCAGGGTGTAGTTTTTGGCAGATTTTAAGGCGTTAAGGATATCATTTTTCGATTTTTCCGGAGCCAAAAGCTTTAAGCTGCTTTCTGTGGGCAGCTCGATGTTGCAGCTAACTCTATCGGCAAGGATCATGGCCTTCCTTATTAAATCGTAAGAAGTCCCAGGGATGATTTTAAGATGTATGTATCCTTTAAAGCCGTATTCGTTCCGGAGCATTTGCGCCGTGGAAATGATTAACTCCATTGTATAGTCAGCGTTCCTGAAGATGCCGGAGCTTAAGAACAATCCTTCTATATAGTTTTTCCTGTAAAGGTCATAGGCCAGCTGAGCCAACTCTTTAGGTTCAAAAATAGCCCTCTCTATATCATTTGAACGTCTGTTATAACAATACATGCAGTCATTTACACAATAATTGGTAAAAAGCACCTTCAATAGAGGAATGTATCTTCCGCTGGCACATGGGCTGTAGAAGATAAAGTCCTTTATGTTGTTACTGCAGCTTTTATTTTGAAGCTCTTCTTTGCCCTTTCCGCACACTCTATCGTATTTGGCAGCCTGGGCCAGTAATATCAGCTTATATTCTGTTCTCAATCGTATTCATTCTCCAGTTATGCTTTTAGTTTTTTAATTCCATTTCCCTAATTTATAAATCAACCCCCACGTTTCCTTCTATTTTACCCTACATAAGAGCGCGTGGTAATCTAGGTATGTCATTGCAATCTGTGAGAAAAGAGATAGGCCATCCAAACACAAGTTTGGATGGCCTATCTTAACGCCTCGCAATGGCAGTAGACTCAGGTGTATTGATCTCAGCTGAATCAATTTTAAACTGGGCTGCCATTTTGTTAAGATCTTCCACGAACCCTCGCAAGTTTTCGGCTTGTAATTTTATTTGGACGACTTCATTTTCTGCTGCTACTAGAGTGTTATGGACATCTGATGCTAAATGTGCAGTTTCCGATGTATGACTTGCTATCTGATCTATACCTGATGCGATTTCCTCTATGGATGCCGATTGCTCCTCTGCAGCAGCTGCGATGCTCTGAATAACATCAGTGATTTTAGAAATTTCCTGCAAAAATTCATAAATTTTGTTCTTTGTATTGAAGATTTTATTTATGATCAAGTCAAGTTCTTTAGTGGATTCCTGAGATGATGTTACTGTTTCCTGTGATTTTTCCAAAAGCCTATTCATGGTTGTAGAGATTTCCGAAGCTGCCTCGCTTGATTTTTCAGCAAGCTTTCGTACTTCTTCAGCCACAACAGCGAACCCTCGGCCTGCGTCACCGGCTCTTGCAGCTTCTATGGCTGCATTTAATGCTAATAAATTGGTTTGAGAAGCTATATTAGAGATAACGTTCACAAATTCTGATATCTTGGATACCGTTTCAACCAGGTCTTGAACATTCTGCATGCTTTGTTGGGAATATTGTCCTACGGCTCGTAATTCCTTTACCGATTCATCCATTACCGAAGCCGTGATCTTGGCGGTCTCGAAGACATTAGAGGCTGCATTGGCTCCTCTAGTGGTCTCACGTGCAGATGTTTGGGCGGCAGAGCTTACTTCCTCAATCCCGGCATTTGTTTCTTCTACTGCTGAGGCGTTTGATTCGGCTATGCTGTTTAGGTTGTTCATATTCTTCCGAATCTTTTGCATGACTTCTGTGGTGTTTTGACAAACCTTAAAAAGAGTGGACGCATTTTCCGTCAGTTTATTGCTAATGGGTATTATCCTTTTGACAATCTCTTTCATTGATATAGAAACCTTTCTAAATGCCTCAAAAATTTCGCCAATCTCGTCATTTCTGCTAATGTCAAGTGATACAGTCAGATCACCATTAGAGACTTTGTCGGCGTAAGCAAGTAAATTTGCTAGGGGGCGGTTTACTCTGACTTTAATAACATACCATATTACTAAAGATAGAAGCACGATGGCAATTAGTACAGAAGTCACAACAACTTTCAATACGGCATCACGCGTGTCGTAAAATTCAGCTTTTGGCATCATGGCTATCATCTTTATGTTAGTATTGCCAACTGGTTGAATGGCGGCCACGTAAGTATCATTTAATGCATTACCTGAATATATTTTATCCGCTGAACCATTGGATATGGCTTTGCCTATTTCGGCAAAAAGTCCCTCTTTTTCCTCCGTAATTTTGGCTTTAAGGTTTTTGTCTTTATCCGGAAAACACATATAGTATCCTGCCCCTGTAACCAGGAAAGCTAAGCCCTTTCGACCAAATTTAATTTCGCCTATATATTGATCAAGATTTGCCAGGCTGATGTCCATGGTCGTAACGCCTATACGTTTCCCGTCTTTTATGATTGGCGCTACCGAAGTTATCATTAATACGTTCGATACGGGATCAATATAAGGTTCGGACCATTTAAGACCTTCATCGCCGGTAAATCCCAATTTGTACCAATCTGCATTTAGGTAGTTAACTGCATCAGTATTATATTCCCATGACAGTATTATGTTATTGTTTTCCTTATAATAAAAAGGACCATAATACTTTGAGTCAGCCTTATAAATATAGGGTTCAAGCCAATACCCACCACTGACAACTTCATCGTGTTTTTCAAGGAATTTTTTCATAATTGGTCCGATTAAGTCTACGTCATAGTTATCGAGTGCCTCAATGTCATAAGCAAGGTAGGACGCTGCCTTGCCTGCTGAAAGAAAGTCATTCATCATCGCTGCCTTAACCTTAACCTGTTCTACGAGCTGCGCGCTCATTGACCTAGTAAGAGCTTTTTGAAATAATGTAACAGTGGATAACGCAAGCATACAGAATATTAATATTAAGACTGGAATGACGAGAAAAAGGATGCTCCAGCTTAACCTTCGGCACCCCTTTTTATCAATCTTAGTTTCCATCAGAAACACCCCTTTTGTTTTTTGATTTTAAGATTATGCTTTAAAAAGCTGTGTTAAAATATTATAAAATACGTTTCATTGGTTTACAATATCACTTTTAGCAATGGATTCTTTCTAGGCAAGGCATAACTGAAGGATTGATTCCTTTGGGGCAAATTGTTTTTATTGGAAATATGTTAAGAAAATAGC is a window from the Acetomicrobium flavidum genome containing:
- a CDS encoding carbon-nitrogen family hydrolase, with the translated sequence MLRVGILQLDVQVGDRKANFSRVNELLSRAFVPSKSPTAIVLPELWDTGYALEKAQALASDEGNETATFLGDLAKKYNIWFIGGSTLAKTSAGIKNRAQVIDPRGELIAYYDKVHRFPLMDEDKYLASGDRDCTFNWEGFKSGCVICYDLRFCEWIRCYALKGVKALFISAEWPAARAKHWDILLKARAIENQMYVISCNRCGATGKDAFDGGSLVVDPWGEVLLDAGNLEGLWFVDIDVCKVDQARSTVPVFKDRVPTLYVDITK
- a CDS encoding Rossmann-like domain-containing protein, producing the protein MTFKPANKDEQLNLLTAIRKKLLAEIVNRPNLLMQIVHIEPLGVKEAIGDPTPYKDFALQRGEERLTEATIIGFKGQAFTSYPSRWRGTLDEALNLSLDSEKNRAIFVATANALGRLLNLCDRTIHCKDQGPDKCGREMAEYIASQFGSEINIGIIGYQPAIVKHMVNFFGNDRVFVTDLNPDNIGNEVFGVKILNGSSCLVELAKNCHIGLITGSTLINGTLNEILDVFKEYGVKPYIYGTTAALPPKILGIERLCFEAI
- the modA gene encoding molybdate ABC transporter substrate-binding protein; this encodes MKRSGKIFAVASVFLFLVSSPVMANVVAVAAGIAPCVEEVVDLYVKAGGEPVELVKEACGPLARQIALGAPYELFLASEPRWPIWLKDKGLLTEVDTFAIGQLTLWHVSSDPIDVSQTETAVIAIPDPETTAYGNLAKQYLDKIGLWDRKMNEKRIILVGSAPQAVAAVKARTAEMAFIPLSMAIKAGGSYTSIPDMVIEQVGGLTAKADDGARKFWAFCRSENATPIWVKWGFVIPDKSQKGKISK
- the panB gene encoding 3-methyl-2-oxobutanoate hydroxymethyltransferase, whose product is MDKKKIPIPDFKELKRQGKKIRMVTAYDYPTAVIIEKTDIEMILVGDSLGMVVLGYDGTVPVTVEDIIHHAKPVVKGAPNTHIVADMPFMSYQVSIEDAIRNAGRLIKESGADSVKLEGGLDYAPTVKAIVKAGIPVMGHIGLTPQTAGSLGGFKVQGKDAKAAQNLIDSAIALEDAGAFAIVLECIPAPLAKIISQKLTIPTIGIGAGVYCDGQVLVTQDMLGLFDRFVPKFVKQYAQIGQLELEAFNKYAEEVALGVFPDDAHSFSMKEEVIKQLEC
- a CDS encoding ketopantoate reductase family protein, with product MKIAVLGSGAMGSVFGGLLAEHGQDVVLIDTWKEHINAINKNGLHLEGIGGDRFINVKGVSPADEIKDHVDLVIVFVKSPFTESAVKGASHIIGENTMIMTLQNGLGNAEKIAEITGSSRIIVGITNNGATLIEPGRVRHAGLGETVISPFDGKIFQRIKEIAQIFTEAGLPMRVSDEVTVLVWDKLMVNVGINALTAVLKVPNGYLVEHTSSEKLLEYAVREAEKICKAKGIQLKHDPVQHCKDVARATAANYSSMYQDVAKKRITEIDYINGAVVNEGKKLGIPTPVNETLVLLIRAIEEGY
- a CDS encoding putative DNA modification/repair radical SAM protein, encoding MRTEYKLILLAQAAKYDRVCGKGKEELQNKSCSNNIKDFIFYSPCASGRYIPLLKVLFTNYCVNDCMYCYNRRSNDIERAIFEPKELAQLAYDLYRKNYIEGLFLSSGIFRNADYTMELIISTAQMLRNEYGFKGYIHLKIIPGTSYDLIRKAMILADRVSCNIELPTESSLKLLAPEKSKNDILNALKSAKNYTLELEKQISASTQLIVGATSESDKTILKLSHELYANRLVKRVYYSAYIPINSNDVLPKIEHPPLLREHRLYQADWLMRFYGFKAEDIFEGSENLSQDMDPKMCWALRNMHLFPVDIKKAPYERLILVPGIGTKTAKKIIKARREDYLDEQGLRALGISLKRARNFITIGGKLLPEEPPSQKRLKRTPRPYSKQLVLF
- a CDS encoding methyl-accepting chemotaxis protein, with product METKIDKKGCRRLSWSILFLVIPVLILIFCMLALSTVTLFQKALTRSMSAQLVEQVKVKAAMMNDFLSAGKAASYLAYDIEALDNYDVDLIGPIMKKFLEKHDEVVSGGYWLEPYIYKADSKYYGPFYYKENNNIILSWEYNTDAVNYLNADWYKLGFTGDEGLKWSEPYIDPVSNVLMITSVAPIIKDGKRIGVTTMDISLANLDQYIGEIKFGRKGLAFLVTGAGYYMCFPDKDKNLKAKITEEKEGLFAEIGKAISNGSADKIYSGNALNDTYVAAIQPVGNTNIKMIAMMPKAEFYDTRDAVLKVVVTSVLIAIVLLSLVIWYVIKVRVNRPLANLLAYADKVSNGDLTVSLDISRNDEIGEIFEAFRKVSISMKEIVKRIIPISNKLTENASTLFKVCQNTTEVMQKIRKNMNNLNSIAESNASAVEETNAGIEEVSSAAQTSARETTRGANAASNVFETAKITASVMDESVKELRAVGQYSQQSMQNVQDLVETVSKISEFVNVISNIASQTNLLALNAAIEAARAGDAGRGFAVVAEEVRKLAEKSSEAASEISTTMNRLLEKSQETVTSSQESTKELDLIINKIFNTKNKIYEFLQEISKITDVIQSIAAAAEEQSASIEEIASGIDQIASHTSETAHLASDVHNTLVAAENEVVQIKLQAENLRGFVEDLNKMAAQFKIDSAEINTPESTAIARR